The following proteins are encoded in a genomic region of Syntrophotaleaceae bacterium:
- a CDS encoding YdiU family protein, whose amino-acid sequence MTRTDNGKRPGWKFDNSYLRLPDTLYVRLKPVPVASPKVAIFNRSLAETLGLDANVLAGEEGAGIFSGNRLPEGAEPIAQAYAGHQFGHFTMLGDGRAHLLGEHVTPDGERFDIQLKGSGRTPFSRNGDGRAALGPMLREYLISEAMHGLGIPTTRSLAVAITGEPVYRETTLPGAILTRVASSHIRVGTFEYLLWKQDLEGLRTLAEYTIRRHYPELMQADNPYFALLQEVLQRQTSLVARWLLVGFIHGVMNTDNVALSGESIDYGPCAFMDRYDPATVFSSIDHGGRYAYGRQPYIAQWNLTRFAETLLPFLHEEEEKAVEMANGCLSTFPDLFRRFWLSGMREKLGLFTEEEEDGPLVRDFLEILQKTGADYTNTFRHLALETLPEAPVFHDPGFLQWQERWQNRRARQKESTAAARELMNAHNPAVIPRNHRVEEALDAAGQGDYAPLRILLDVLSRPFEDRPEHAAFRQPPPPSSMPYRTFCGT is encoded by the coding sequence ATGACACGGACCGACAACGGCAAGCGCCCCGGCTGGAAGTTCGACAACAGCTATCTTCGTCTGCCCGATACCCTCTACGTGCGCCTTAAACCTGTTCCAGTGGCTTCTCCAAAGGTGGCGATCTTCAACCGCTCCCTGGCCGAAACGCTGGGCCTGGATGCGAATGTGCTGGCCGGGGAGGAAGGAGCGGGGATTTTTTCCGGGAACCGTCTTCCCGAAGGAGCCGAACCGATTGCCCAGGCCTATGCCGGACACCAGTTCGGTCATTTCACGATGCTCGGAGACGGCCGGGCCCATCTGCTGGGAGAGCATGTCACACCGGACGGGGAGCGGTTCGACATCCAGCTCAAGGGATCGGGGAGAACTCCTTTTTCCCGCAACGGCGACGGGCGAGCCGCCCTGGGGCCCATGCTGCGGGAGTACCTTATCAGCGAAGCGATGCACGGCCTCGGCATCCCCACCACCCGCAGCCTGGCGGTGGCGATCACCGGTGAGCCGGTCTACCGCGAAACCACTCTTCCGGGTGCGATCCTCACCCGGGTGGCGAGCAGCCACATCCGTGTCGGCACTTTCGAGTATCTGTTGTGGAAACAGGATCTGGAGGGGCTCCGGACCCTGGCGGAATACACCATCCGCCGCCACTATCCCGAGTTGATGCAGGCGGACAATCCCTATTTCGCCCTGCTGCAGGAGGTTCTGCAACGGCAGACATCACTGGTGGCCCGATGGCTGCTGGTCGGCTTCATCCACGGCGTGATGAACACCGACAATGTCGCTTTGAGCGGGGAAAGCATCGATTACGGTCCCTGTGCCTTCATGGACCGCTACGATCCCGCCACGGTCTTCAGTTCCATCGACCACGGCGGCCGCTACGCCTATGGGCGGCAGCCCTATATCGCCCAATGGAACCTGACTCGCTTCGCCGAGACCCTGCTGCCGTTCCTGCATGAGGAAGAAGAAAAGGCGGTGGAAATGGCCAACGGCTGCCTCAGCACCTTCCCGGATCTGTTCCGGAGATTCTGGCTGTCGGGAATGAGGGAAAAGCTGGGCCTGTTTACCGAAGAAGAGGAAGACGGACCGCTGGTCCGGGACTTCCTGGAGATCCTGCAAAAGACCGGGGCGGACTACACCAACACCTTCCGCCATCTGGCCCTGGAAACCTTGCCGGAAGCCCCTGTATTCCACGACCCGGGCTTCCTGCAGTGGCAGGAGCGGTGGCAGAACCGTCGGGCCCGGCAGAAAGAATCAACCGCAGCAGCCCGCGAGCTGATGAATGCCCACAACCCCGCGGTCATCCCCCGCAACCACCGGGTCGAGGAGGCCCTCGACGCAGCGGGACAGGGAGACTACGCTCCGCTGCGGATACTGCTCGATGTTCTGTCCCGGCCCTTCGAGGACCGGCCGGAGCACGCCGCCTTCCGCCAGCCGCCGCCCCCTTCGTCCATGCCCTACCGGACCTTTTGTGGAACATGA
- a CDS encoding multicopper oxidase domain-containing protein has protein sequence MKFSTRIKIFLAIGTVMALSACGGGGGGSDGSSGGGGSTPTSVTVQGNLAGQTAPLPAQVTQAVVAPDANIAVLMVDETGGIAASQIVTLAAGQFSLQVPLGHNYVMVFREGSVTGRTLGILVPDASGRTTLSLPNGSINLNFGDLDLDNKTGKVRPRNAVTVTFAASDFADGDGDGIPDVCDNSNDEDLDGVVDSDDAFPFDPDEWVDTDGDGIGNNADPDDDNDGTVDGDDAFPTDPNETTDTDDDGVGDNADPDIDGDGVFNNEDAFPTNPNESQDSDGDGIGNNTDPDDDNDGIPDADDPFPTFPGDQDSDGDGIPDLSDQAPDRGVFLIPSPNTELGPPIPPSPLYSAESFTQKMLRFEEFGTEEFPAAPANNFTPLPRPVNFQSGPNPAALENFLAQDGIAPFPTRVSNTTVTNPWKADIEAFLGRTLVAPQVGGVAGPAEGRPGGEGYSHQRWEQFYPQVYFKTAQAGARVNNGFRDERQRHDYRLGEFGPSGLYHNTAGVSATAGTTAGIAIRLHPNMPIQDPKSLWTFDGTLPPKLLQVRYGETILMRHYNALPIDPAANNGFGRHTISTHEHNGHQPAESDGFANAYFFPGQYYDYRWPLQLAGHDTININASEPRAAFPCEPGESIMVDDNNDGIPTPKFCSSGRIQIRGDWRETMSTHWFHDHMLDFTAQNVYKGNAVMMNYYSAIDRGNEAIADGVNLRFPSGTALNWGNRDYDVNLVIADKAWDSNGQLWYNIIQRDGFLGDHILTNWLYHPYFDVRARKYRFRILNGAVARFFSIALVREIQGDSGSMPGPAGSGVSYERVPFHMIANDGNIMEHAIPFDGSMPLYPNNPNDSNPDNTQYIGQLPSQGIAERYDIIVDFSRHGIRPGDKLYFVNVMEHEDGKGVSGKIPLAEVLSGEYKAQRFNNTWINGDPGVGKFMELRVHAYSGNDQSMNPADYEPGKTKMVPLAIDRNDPALATAPRHSLEFDRTNGDSNHPWQIRVDGGDRFPADPTRVSLLVGGAIEVWDFDTGGGWDHPVHNHFEEGIIITRDGAEPPEWEKWARKDLFRIGTDTDSGDRMTIAFRARDFSGIYMSHCHNTTHEDNAMLLRWDAQNPNNLILMDTPVPDWDGVEYIRSRHISEDEN, from the coding sequence ATGAAATTCTCAACCCGTATCAAAATTTTTCTAGCCATAGGAACAGTCATGGCTTTATCCGCCTGTGGAGGCGGTGGCGGTGGGAGCGATGGCTCTTCCGGAGGCGGGGGCAGCACACCGACTTCGGTAACCGTACAAGGCAACCTGGCAGGACAGACCGCCCCTCTCCCCGCCCAGGTCACCCAGGCCGTGGTAGCGCCGGACGCCAACATCGCGGTTCTGATGGTGGACGAAACCGGCGGCATAGCCGCCAGCCAGATCGTCACCCTTGCGGCCGGCCAATTCTCCCTGCAGGTTCCCCTGGGACATAATTACGTCATGGTGTTCCGCGAAGGAAGCGTCACCGGCAGGACCTTGGGCATCCTGGTCCCCGATGCTTCGGGCCGGACCACCCTCTCCCTGCCAAACGGTTCGATCAACCTGAATTTTGGAGATCTCGATCTGGACAACAAAACCGGCAAGGTGCGCCCCCGTAACGCCGTGACGGTCACGTTCGCGGCCTCCGATTTTGCCGACGGCGACGGGGACGGCATTCCGGACGTCTGCGACAACTCCAATGACGAGGATCTGGACGGCGTAGTCGACAGCGACGATGCCTTCCCCTTCGATCCCGATGAGTGGGTGGATACGGACGGCGACGGCATCGGCAACAACGCCGACCCCGATGACGATAATGACGGGACGGTCGACGGCGACGACGCTTTCCCCACCGATCCTAACGAGACGACCGACACCGACGATGACGGCGTCGGCGACAATGCCGATCCCGATATTGACGGCGACGGCGTCTTCAACAACGAGGATGCCTTCCCCACCAATCCCAATGAATCTCAGGATTCGGACGGCGACGGCATCGGCAACAACACCGACCCCGATGACGATAACGACGGTATTCCTGACGCCGATGACCCCTTCCCCACCTTCCCGGGAGACCAGGACAGCGACGGTGATGGCATACCGGATCTGTCGGATCAGGCCCCCGACCGCGGAGTGTTTCTGATCCCCAGCCCCAACACTGAGTTAGGGCCTCCGATCCCGCCGAGCCCCCTTTACAGTGCCGAATCCTTTACCCAGAAGATGCTCCGCTTCGAAGAGTTCGGCACCGAGGAGTTCCCTGCAGCGCCAGCGAATAATTTCACTCCGCTTCCCCGGCCGGTCAATTTCCAGAGCGGTCCCAACCCCGCCGCCCTCGAAAACTTCCTGGCTCAGGACGGTATTGCGCCTTTCCCGACCCGGGTGTCCAACACCACCGTCACCAACCCCTGGAAAGCTGACATCGAAGCTTTCCTCGGCCGCACCCTTGTTGCTCCCCAGGTTGGGGGGGTTGCCGGACCGGCCGAAGGACGCCCCGGCGGCGAAGGTTACTCCCATCAGCGGTGGGAGCAGTTCTATCCCCAGGTCTATTTCAAGACCGCCCAGGCCGGCGCCCGGGTGAACAACGGCTTCCGGGACGAAAGGCAGCGGCACGACTATCGCCTTGGGGAATTCGGCCCGAGCGGGCTCTATCACAACACGGCCGGGGTCAGTGCCACGGCAGGAACGACGGCCGGCATCGCCATACGCCTGCACCCCAACATGCCGATTCAGGACCCCAAATCCCTCTGGACCTTCGACGGAACCCTTCCGCCGAAACTGCTCCAAGTCCGCTATGGCGAGACGATCCTGATGCGCCACTACAATGCCCTGCCGATCGATCCGGCGGCCAACAACGGCTTCGGCAGGCATACCATCTCCACCCATGAACACAACGGCCACCAGCCGGCCGAGAGCGACGGCTTTGCCAACGCCTATTTCTTCCCCGGTCAGTATTACGACTACCGCTGGCCCCTGCAGCTGGCCGGGCACGACACCATCAACATCAACGCTTCAGAGCCGCGGGCGGCCTTCCCCTGTGAACCGGGGGAATCGATCATGGTGGACGACAACAACGACGGCATCCCGACCCCGAAGTTCTGCTCCAGCGGCCGCATCCAGATCCGCGGCGACTGGCGGGAGACCATGAGTACCCACTGGTTCCACGACCATATGCTCGATTTCACCGCCCAGAACGTCTACAAGGGCAACGCCGTCATGATGAACTACTACAGCGCCATCGACCGGGGCAACGAAGCGATCGCGGACGGCGTCAACCTGCGCTTCCCCAGCGGCACGGCTCTCAACTGGGGCAACCGCGACTATGACGTCAACCTGGTCATTGCCGACAAGGCCTGGGACAGCAACGGTCAGCTCTGGTACAACATTATCCAGCGTGACGGTTTCCTGGGTGACCACATCCTGACCAACTGGCTCTACCACCCCTATTTCGACGTGCGGGCCCGCAAATACCGCTTCCGCATCCTGAACGGAGCGGTGGCCCGCTTCTTTTCCATTGCGCTGGTCCGGGAAATACAGGGTGACAGCGGCTCCATGCCGGGCCCGGCGGGCTCCGGGGTCTCCTATGAACGGGTCCCCTTCCATATGATCGCCAACGACGGCAACATCATGGAACATGCCATTCCCTTCGACGGGTCGATGCCGCTTTACCCCAACAACCCCAACGACTCCAATCCCGACAATACCCAGTATATCGGCCAGCTCCCGTCCCAGGGAATTGCCGAGCGCTACGACATCATCGTCGACTTCAGCAGGCACGGCATCCGGCCCGGCGACAAGCTCTACTTCGTCAATGTAATGGAGCACGAGGACGGAAAAGGCGTTTCGGGCAAGATCCCCCTGGCGGAGGTCCTGTCCGGCGAATACAAGGCCCAGAGGTTCAACAACACCTGGATCAATGGCGATCCGGGCGTGGGCAAGTTCATGGAACTGCGGGTCCACGCCTACTCGGGCAACGACCAGAGCATGAATCCGGCGGATTATGAACCGGGCAAGACGAAGATGGTTCCCTTGGCCATCGACCGCAACGATCCGGCTCTGGCCACCGCCCCCAGGCACAGCCTGGAGTTCGACCGGACCAACGGTGACAGCAATCATCCCTGGCAGATCAGGGTGGACGGAGGGGACCGTTTCCCGGCCGATCCCACCCGGGTGTCCCTCCTGGTGGGAGGCGCCATCGAGGTCTGGGACTTCGATACCGGCGGCGGCTGGGACCATCCCGTTCACAACCATTTCGAGGAAGGCATCATCATCACCCGGGATGGCGCAGAACCCCCCGAATGGGAGAAGTGGGCGCGCAAGGACCTCTTCCGGATCGGAACGGATACGGACAGCGGCGACCGGATGACCATCGCCTTCCGCGCCAGGGATTTCTCGGGGATCTACATGTCCCACTGCCACAATACAACCCACGAGGACAATGCCATGCTGCTGCGGTGGGATGCCCAGAATCCGAACAACCTGATCCTGATGGACACCCCGGTGCCGGACTGGGACGGCGTGGAATACATCAGATCGCGCCATATATCCGAGGATGAGAACTAG
- a CDS encoding efflux RND transporter periplasmic adaptor subunit, producing MKMATMKKYLPYLLLSVLLLGAFWGGALFGTRGDDPEEQAEPGRRILYYVDPMNPAHTSSEPGLAPCGMKMEPVYADDDAGDGGLPGSLPPGTARITPEKQQLIGVRVEKAGLSNRRHVMRALGRITADENLTYRISAAGDGWVWGVSEATTGSLVNRDQLVAKVFYNRYLNIQEDYLRALEYNERRKEAVKDGGEEAAEESFIKTASSFGGLNAAGKIVYNLRDQLEVSKLELYSLGVGETQIKEMNRHRRIVPDIEVRSPVQGFVLSRNISTQQRFRMGEELFRIADLSRVWILAEVFEGQAPYIHPGMTAKVTLPHQNQVFEARVANVPPLFDPGSRTYKVRLETDNPEFVLRPDMFVDVEFEGVAVGAVIVPVDSLVDSGLTKTVFVETRKGYFEPRTVETGRHFGDRVEIVRGLMPGEPVAVSGTFFIDSESRMKMGSAHVIASAMPPMDHANHQAPSGKDVVKDPVCGMDVSPDEARKKGLTSQFEGKTYFFCAEQCKRTFDREHGIEADKPDAKQPVVPLPKVQSAAADIVKDPVCGMDVQPAIAEAAGLKSTRDGKPYYFCNESCKTRFDQAPEPFLKGQKQLKPQNLAQNPPIPPHEQSMDHEHGGHGHD from the coding sequence ATGAAGATGGCAACCATGAAGAAGTATCTCCCTTACCTGCTGCTGTCTGTGCTCCTGCTCGGGGCTTTCTGGGGAGGAGCTCTGTTCGGCACCCGGGGAGATGACCCGGAGGAACAGGCCGAGCCGGGACGACGGATTCTCTACTACGTGGATCCAATGAATCCGGCCCATACCTCCAGCGAACCGGGTCTGGCGCCCTGCGGCATGAAGATGGAGCCGGTCTATGCCGACGACGATGCCGGCGATGGCGGACTACCCGGCTCCCTGCCTCCGGGAACGGCCCGGATCACTCCCGAAAAACAGCAGTTGATAGGGGTTCGGGTGGAAAAGGCGGGGCTCTCCAATCGCCGTCATGTCATGCGGGCCCTGGGGCGGATAACGGCGGATGAAAATCTCACCTACCGCATTTCGGCAGCGGGCGACGGCTGGGTCTGGGGGGTCAGCGAGGCAACCACCGGCAGCCTGGTCAATCGGGACCAGCTGGTGGCCAAAGTGTTCTACAATCGGTACCTGAACATTCAGGAAGATTATCTTCGCGCCCTCGAGTACAACGAACGGAGAAAGGAAGCCGTCAAGGATGGCGGTGAAGAGGCGGCTGAAGAGTCATTCATAAAAACCGCCTCCTCCTTCGGCGGCCTGAACGCAGCCGGCAAGATCGTCTACAACCTGCGGGACCAGCTGGAAGTCTCCAAACTGGAGCTTTACAGCCTGGGGGTGGGGGAAACCCAAATAAAGGAGATGAACCGCCATCGCCGCATTGTCCCGGACATCGAGGTCCGGTCGCCGGTGCAGGGGTTTGTGCTCAGCCGAAACATTTCAACTCAGCAGCGCTTCCGCATGGGTGAGGAGCTGTTCCGGATCGCCGATTTGAGCCGCGTCTGGATCCTGGCCGAAGTCTTCGAAGGGCAGGCGCCCTACATCCACCCCGGGATGACCGCCAAGGTCACCCTCCCCCACCAGAACCAGGTTTTTGAAGCCAGGGTGGCCAACGTTCCGCCCCTGTTCGATCCCGGGTCACGAACCTACAAAGTCCGCCTGGAAACCGATAATCCCGAGTTCGTGCTGCGTCCCGACATGTTCGTCGATGTGGAGTTCGAGGGGGTGGCGGTCGGGGCCGTCATCGTGCCCGTGGACAGTTTGGTCGATTCCGGTCTTACGAAAACGGTTTTCGTCGAAACACGCAAGGGATATTTCGAGCCTCGGACGGTGGAGACCGGCCGGCACTTCGGCGACCGGGTCGAGATTGTCCGTGGCCTCATGCCCGGAGAACCGGTCGCTGTTTCCGGCACTTTCTTCATCGATTCGGAAAGCCGGATGAAGATGGGCTCGGCCCACGTCATCGCAAGCGCCATGCCCCCCATGGATCACGCCAACCACCAGGCGCCATCGGGCAAGGACGTGGTGAAGGACCCGGTCTGCGGAATGGATGTTTCCCCCGACGAAGCCAGGAAAAAGGGGCTGACCAGCCAGTTCGAGGGGAAGACCTACTTCTTCTGTGCCGAGCAGTGCAAACGGACATTCGACCGTGAACACGGGATCGAGGCGGACAAACCCGATGCTAAGCAGCCAGTCGTGCCCCTGCCCAAGGTCCAGTCGGCCGCTGCGGATATCGTGAAGGACCCCGTCTGCGGCATGGATGTCCAGCCGGCGATAGCGGAAGCGGCCGGGTTGAAAAGCACCCGCGACGGTAAACCCTACTATTTCTGCAACGAAAGTTGCAAAACCCGCTTCGACCAGGCTCCTGAACCATTCCTGAAGGGGCAGAAACAGCTCAAACCCCAGAACCTGGCGCAAAACCCGCCCATCCCCCCCCACGAACAATCGATGGATCATGAGCACGGGGGCCACGGGCATGATTAA